Genomic window (Ostrea edulis chromosome 9, xbOstEdul1.1, whole genome shotgun sequence):
ctcatgtgaaatatcaaagctctagcacttactgttcaaaagttattagcaaggttaaaatttcagacaggatgacagaattacaggacaaaaacaatatgccccccgatctttgatctcggggggcataaaaagtgaTGTTCTACTGTTAAGCTGATGTTATCTAAGTGCATGACATTAGACAATTAAGAGATGTGACCCAGTGTATGACTGAACAATTACAATAAATGTTGAACTTCCCATCTGCTTGTATCTTAGCAGGTGAAGTATTTCTAATTAAAGAAGCTAACGACTTTACCAGTAATGATGGTGTTGCCTTCATAATTAAACGCGCAGCTGAAGATTTCGTCTGTGTGGCCCTCCAAGATCTGCTTGCATCGCCCCGTTTCTGGATCCCAAAGACGAGCTGTCTTGTCAGAACTGGCCGTTAGTACTGAGGTTCCTTGTGGGTTAAAGGTTATCTGAAATAAGATAATAAAATTGGTGTAAAACTTGTTCAGATAAAAGTACAATACAATTAAAcgtggttatagtgaacctccagaaccagcgaaaaacagttcattataaccaaacttcattatacagtaaaacatggttatagggAACCTCCAGGAccagcgaaaaacagttcattataaccaaacttcattatacagtaaaacacagttatagcgaaCCCCCAAGaccagttcattataaccaaacttcattatacagtaaaacatggttatagtgaaccccCAGGACCAGCAAagaacagttcattataaccaaactttattatacagtaaaacatggttagaGCGAACCCCCTGGACCAGCGAAAAACAGTTAATTAAAATCAAGCTTTGCTATATCCGATAAAATTTTCATCCTTTTCCTCTCATAgaggaataaatattttctttgtgaagaagtgatatttttttatataacaaTTATTAGTCAATCTCCATTTGAAATCACTTTATATTACAGCCATATTTCCATTAATGGTTTGGATTATAAGATATTCAGTACTCTTTTGGAGGACTTAAAAATCAGCAGAAATCCTTTGTTTATAAACATGACGTGAAACAAAGTACACCATTTCACTGTTGACAGCAATTAGCAGTTCATTTAAAAAAGCATAATGCTGGTACCACCTTAcgttcaaaattttcaataaccACCTTCACATTAGTTGAATATAACAAAGTGTacacattttgatatttttttctaaataattttatagcagtcttcacgaaaactcagtggtccgaagacTGAGGCCAGTGAATTTAAGGGTCGGGTcagtgaaattaaaaaatcaggaagtccgatgggcttgtagactttttgtaagtcacattaaatattatgttagatttagatattctaaacgtGTTATTTACTTAAattaccatcaaaataaaaataaatcaatggcGCATAAAATAAGTGTTTTGACatcgtggtttgtttatttctttataataaagaacgataactatgtctatacttgtaattgtcaagataacttgtaTGTTGATCATGTGAATATTCAACGAACAACTTactgaaacaacaaaaatggccgcGTCCTGTATCGCACTGCACACCAGTAACtgctgctttattgcattgtcaaattaaaatgaactttgACAATTTcagttatctctgattttatgcaatttctacAGTTTATAGAATAAATCAatcgtttacatttgatgttggtagagaagggtacttcctaaggtgcactcaggctgttttcaggtttgtgaaaaatatgtgAATTTGTAGTCTTGTTGTTTGCAGGCAAAGAGAAAGAGCAAATACCATgtacggtgttgtttttctggtatcgacagaaaggatgtcttagggtggatatgaatattattaataatcatagtttcagtaaattaattgtacagttttacaatgcattccataatgtatgtgataaacatgtactatgaaaattttgggggccagtaaatttcactgtgggccagtaaattcagacagttcactggtccgactggccagcaagttttaaatgtttttgtgaAGACTGCTATAGTGACTACCCAGGCCTTAAAAACCACACTGTAAATCCCATGGGACTACTTTTAATTAAAACATCACATTTGACAACAAAACTTGACGACTGTGACATCACATCAGTTCAGGATTTAAATGTTTCATCTATCGAAAATGTGAACAATTCATTGTAGGTTTGTAAAATTAGAACtacataaaattttgaaatatatgtaatgaaaaGATTATGGATTGAATCATCCAACTCACCTTAGAAATCTCCCCTTCATGTCCCTCAAACTTGGAGAGGAGATTATGAGAGACAGCATTGTAGCACCGGGCTGTTCCATCAGCTGAGGCAGTCAGTAACATCTGTCCTGTGTAGTCAAATGCCACGTCTAGTACCTCATCATCATGTCCCCTCAGAGTACCGATACAGCGCCCTGTACAGAAAGTTCAGGATACAttaaagtgtgtgtgtgttagggaggggaggggaggggaggggaggggggggggatttacaTCTTGGCTTTCCAAAAACTTTAATCATCCTTTCGTACagtttgttttgtaaatacattgtatttgaagGTAAAACTATGATCAGATTTGAATCTCATTCTGCACtcagcagttttttttttacacaaaacaaacaaaaaaaactgtTCACCTGAGGGTGGGTCCCAGATTTTACAGGTTTTGTCCATAGAGCCAGTTGCTATCAGTGAACAGTCCCAGTTAAACTGAGCACTGCTGATCTCCGCCTTGTGTCCAATTAGTGAATGTATCCGCCTAAAAACATAGTCATACATATCATGTGACCTTTCAATTCACAAATCATGAAGGCTCTATTTTGTCTATGCTAATTCAAGGTTGATGTCGCAGATATACATCCTGAtggacaaaaaatatataatataatgtcTCTAATCTTTGAtctcggaaggggggggggggagagagagagagagatagagagagagagagagagagagagagagagagagagagagagagagaggggggggaaGTTGACCGTGGATAAATTCCCTGAGGGTGAATATGTACTGGGAAAATAACCTGGGGTTAATTCCTGTATTCCACAACCTGTCAATTTCCTTCTTACACCACGACCCGTGGTATACTCCCATATACCCCTTATGAGACGCAgatgatgaattcatttctaCATATCCTACATACAATTCTGCTTCCCATATGTAACACATTTCCCTGATGTAATGTAACATTTGTGTAGGGAAATTTTTAGTCTTTTgtgaaatcaaaattcaaatatttgcaTATGGTAAAACCATTATGACAACACACATCATTTTTATGTCCTgattaatggggggggggttccTTATGATTATATGGGAAATGAAATGACTTACTTTCCTGAATTGATGTCCCAGACTGACACAGTATGGTCAAAGGATCCAGTGATCAGCTGTGTTCCAGTCGAGTTAAAAGAAAGGGAGATAATCTCAGCAGAATGACCCTGTAATGAAATGAGATACACCTAAGACTAATTACTCGTATGTCTACTTTCTAACAACAAGATACACCATAGACTAATTACTCACATATCTACTTACTATCAAGAAgacaatttaaaattttaaatgaatattgcttttttttaaaaataaaataaagtacTAGTACACGTGTGAAGTAAAACTCAGTAAATCTGTGGGTACCAGCTTTCAAATCTGTAGGTACCAGCTTTCATAgtcaaatattgtttttaaatggaTGAGCATTTTGCAGATTGGTACTTCAGATGTGAGGTGTTAATTAAACACACGAAAGTGAAGACACAAAGCTGATCAAATTTAGATTTTCAACTCTCTGAATTCTAATCTGTGACAAATTCGAGATTAATCTGTGTCACACAATTTTACCAACCTTAGGCTAAAATcaaaagatatgaaaatatgaaacttTAGATATACTAGTCTCACTAATGAAACTTAATGTTCTTCCATTATCGTACTCGGAGATTACAATGCGTGTTGTTTACCGATAAGGAGACTAGTTCCTGTCCCGTTTGGACGTCCCATAATTTGGCCGAAGTGTCCATACTCCCGGTTGCCACGACAGAACTCTGAGGATTAAAGCTCAGGCAAACctacaaaacaaatattgcaaagaaacaaatttcattgattaacaaaacataaatacagAAGTAGATTCTCAATTAGAAATTtatcaatgtcatatttgcCGATTGGCTGAAAATCATACCCTGGATAAAGCTTGGAGTTTTTAATACCAATATAGCGGATTTTTTCtgcgggtctaaaatttggctcAAAAGTTTGCTAATAATTatagcggaataaattttggcagaCAAGGAAGAGTTATCACTCTTGCAAATATTGAAGTCacaattgggtgcatatttggcgagaGAAATTTGGTGGAAAcctatctaaccgctaaaataagctAATTTTAAAATctcgtgaaaaaaaaaaaccacctggTATATGGTAATAAAAATCTTATAAAGTtgattattttcaaataatgtgATTAATATCTGCAAGTATTGTTGATGAACTTACAATTTCAGCAGAATGCCCTCTAAAAGTATGGTAG
Coding sequences:
- the LOC125659034 gene encoding dynein assembly factor with WDR repeat domains 1-like, encoding MKLKRFLLRYYPPGIILEYEQGGNLKTKSIDLLDLKVETDVDAVVDEISRKEPLITASKAEQVRKLVQRLQEKLAQKDDHHFYLFKVLRAHILPLTNVAFNKSGSSFITGSYDRTCKVWDTASGEELHTLEGHRNVVYAIAFNNPYGDKIATGSFDKTCKLWNSETGKCYHTFRGHSAEIVCLSFNPQSSVVATGSMDTSAKLWDVQTGQELVSLSGHSAEIISLSFNSTGTQLITGSFDHTVSVWDINSGKRIHSLIGHKAEISSAQFNWDCSLIATGSMDKTCKIWDPPSGRCIGTLRGHDDEVLDVAFDYTGQMLLTASADGTARCYNAVSHNLLSKFEGHEGEISKITFNPQGTSVLTASSDKTARLWDPETGRCKQILEGHTDEIFSCAFNYEGNTIITGSKDNTCRIWR